The nucleotide sequence GTGTTCGCACTGCAGTCCGGCACCCTGACCGCCATGCCCGTCTTCTAGCCTCACCGCCCCGGCCCCACCAGGCCCCCCACCCGGCCACCCCCACCGGCCCCCGCCCACCCCCCGCCAAGACGCTGGTACTGTGTGTGCTGGCCGTTTGCGTACGCGTCCCCGGAGGCTTCGAGTCTCGGGAGACAGCGCCCAGCGGACCCCGCCTCCCGAGTCACGGAAGATCCCCTGAGACAACGACCAGGGGCACTCGGCGGCTGATACGAAAGCAAGGAGTACCGAGTGTCGCTCGACGCCGCTACGAAGAAGCAGATCATGACCGAGTTCGCCACCAAGGAGGGCGACACCGGCTCCCCCGAGGTCCAGGTCGCGCTGCTCACGCGCCGCATCTCCGACCTCACCGAGCACCTCAAGACCCACAAGCACGACCACCACTCCCGCCGTGGTCTGCT is from Streptomyces hygroscopicus and encodes:
- a CDS encoding 30S ribosomal protein S15; this encodes MSLDAATKKQIMTEFATKEGDTGSPEVQVALLTRRISDLTEHLKTHKHDHHSRRGLLLLVGQRRRLLQYLAKKDITRFRALVERLGIRRGAAGAK